A single window of Castor canadensis chromosome 3, mCasCan1.hap1v2, whole genome shotgun sequence DNA harbors:
- the Rpl10l gene encoding ribosomal protein uL16-like isoform X2: MGRRPARCYRYCKNKPYPKSRFCRGVPDAKIRIFDLALEAARICANKYMVKSCGKDGFHIRVRLHPFHVIRINKMLSCAGADRLQTGMRGAFGKPQGTVARVHIGQVIMSIRTKLQNKEHVIEALRRAKFKFPGRQKIHISKKWGFTKFNADEFEEKVAAKRLIPDGCGVKYVPDRGPLDKWRALHS; the protein is encoded by the exons ATGGGACGTCGCCCGGCTCGCTGTTACCGGTATTGTAAGAACAAGCCTTACCCAAAGTCTCGTTTCTGTCGAGGTGTTCCTGATGCCAAGATCCGCATCTTCGACCTGG CCCTGGAGGCCGCCCGCATTTGCGCCAACAAGTACATGGTGAAGAGTTGCGGCAAGGATGGCTTTCACATCCGCGTGAGGCTGCATCCCTTCCATGTCATCCGCATCAACAAGATGCTGTCCTGTGCCGGCGCCGACAGGCTCCAGACGGGCATGCGAGGAGCCTTTGGAAAACCCCAGGGTACCGTGGCAAGAGTGCATATCGGCCAAGTCATCATGTCCATCCGTACCAAGCTGCAAAACAAGGAGCATGTGATCGAAGCCTTGCGCAGGGCCAAATTCAAATTTCCTGGTCGCCAGAAGATCCATATCTCCAAGAAGTGGGGCTTTACCAAATTCAATGCTGATGAATTTGAAGAGAAGGTGGCTGCTAAGCGTCTCATCCCAGATGGCTGTGGAGTCAAATACGTCCCCGATCGTGGCCCTTTGGACAAGTGGCGAGCTCTGCACTCGTGA
- the Rpl10l gene encoding ribosomal protein uL16-like isoform X1: protein MGRRPARCYRYCKNKPYPKSRFCRGVPDAKIRIFDLGRKKAKVDEFPLCGHMVSDEYEQLSSEALEAARICANKYMVKSCGKDGFHIRVRLHPFHVIRINKMLSCAGADRLQTGMRGAFGKPQGTVARVHIGQVIMSIRTKLQNKEHVIEALRRAKFKFPGRQKIHISKKWGFTKFNADEFEEKVAAKRLIPDGCGVKYVPDRGPLDKWRALHS, encoded by the coding sequence ATGGGACGTCGCCCGGCTCGCTGTTACCGGTATTGTAAGAACAAGCCTTACCCAAAGTCTCGTTTCTGTCGAGGTGTTCCTGATGCCAAGATCCGCATCTTCGACCTGGGTCGGAAGAAGGCAAAGGTGGATGAGTTCCCGCTCTGCGGCCATATGGTGTCCGATGAGTATGAGCAGCTCTCGTCGGAAGCCCTGGAGGCCGCCCGCATTTGCGCCAACAAGTACATGGTGAAGAGTTGCGGCAAGGATGGCTTTCACATCCGCGTGAGGCTGCATCCCTTCCATGTCATCCGCATCAACAAGATGCTGTCCTGTGCCGGCGCCGACAGGCTCCAGACGGGCATGCGAGGAGCCTTTGGAAAACCCCAGGGTACCGTGGCAAGAGTGCATATCGGCCAAGTCATCATGTCCATCCGTACCAAGCTGCAAAACAAGGAGCATGTGATCGAAGCCTTGCGCAGGGCCAAATTCAAATTTCCTGGTCGCCAGAAGATCCATATCTCCAAGAAGTGGGGCTTTACCAAATTCAATGCTGATGAATTTGAAGAGAAGGTGGCTGCTAAGCGTCTCATCCCAGATGGCTGTGGAGTCAAATACGTCCCCGATCGTGGCCCTTTGGACAAGTGGCGAGCTCTGCACTCGTGA